DNA from Chrysemys picta bellii isolate R12L10 chromosome 13, ASM1138683v2, whole genome shotgun sequence:
TGCATgatccccccaactccccccccaccccgcccgccccatcctgtcccagggtgagaacctcccagccccagtccagtcccagcctcagccccctcctctgTGCATGATCCTCCcaactccccccccatccccatccccatcctgtcccagggtgagaacctcccagcccagccccctcagccccctcctccgtGCATGATCCTCCCaactcccccccatccccatccccatcctgtcccagggtgagaacctcccagccccagtccagccccagcctcagccccctcctccgtGCATGATCCTcccaactccccccccaccccgcccgccCAGCCCCatcctgtcccagggtgagaacctcccagccccagtccagccccagccccattcgcctcagccccctcctccgtGCATGATCCTCCCAACTCCCCCCCGTGCCCCATCCTGTCCCAGGGCGAgaacctcccagccccctcaaccccctcctctgtgcctgatcctcccaactcccccccgcccgccccagccCCATCCTGTCCCAGGGCGAgaacctcccagcccagcccctcagccccctcctccgtGCATGATCCTCCCAACTCCcacccgcctgccccagccccatcctgTCCCAGGGCGAGAACCTCCCAGCCCcagtccagccccagccccattcgcctcagccccctcctccgtGCATGATCCTCCCAACTCCCCCCGTGCCCCATCCTGTCCCAGGGCGAgaacctcccagccccctcaaccccctcctctgtgcctgatcctcccaactccccccgcccgccccagccCCATCCTGTCCCAGGGCGAgaacctcccagcccagccccctcagcccctcctccgTGCATGATCCTCCCAACTCCcacccgcctgccccagccccatcctgTCCCAGGGCGAGAACCTCCCAGCCCcagtccagccccagccccattcgcctcagccccctcctccgtGCATGATCCTCCCAACTCCCCCCGTGCCCCATCCTGTACCAGGGCGAgaacctcccagcccagccccctcaaCCCCCTCCTCTGTGCATGATCCTCCaactcccccccatccccatccccatcctgtCCCAGGGCGAgaacctcccagcccagccccctcagccccctcctccgtGCATGATCCTCCCaactccccccccgcccgccccagccCATCCTGTCCCAGGGCGAGAACCTCCCAGCCCcagtccagccccagccccagcccctcagccccctcctccgtGCATGATCCTCCCAACTCCCCCCCCATCCTGTCCCAGGGCGAGGACCTCCCAAtcccaaccccccactcccctgcagccactgctgcCTGAGGCAAGGATCTCCCAGCCACAACCCACTCCCCTTGTAGAAgaacctcccagcccagcccctggcccctgTCCGCAGCCCTGCAAGCTCAGGGGTGGAATCATGGCTGTGTGACGGGACAGGACAGTCTCAGAATTGAGCACTGGGGGGTGACGTTCGCACCTGAGCACCAGGCCCCAGCCGAAGGACTAGCCCCACTGAGGGCCTAAGCACACGGAGGCCCTGGGAATGCAGCTAGCGAGATAGAAGAGAGAAGTTTTACAATTGCTGTATCTTTAACTGTGCATCGCTCTTGCTACCTCAGAGGAGATCAAAGGGGGCTGCTGTGCTGTCTTGCGACCAGCTCAGAAGGGAAGAGACtggtgggtggagggagggacgGGCTAGGTGCTCTGAAGCAGTTTGCTCTGTGCAGAAGGGGTGTTTGCggttgcagaggcagctgggtggCAGGCGTTAGTCACGGCTAGAAAGCACAAAACGCGGCCAGTGCTCTGAGCATTGCCATGAAGGAATTACTGCCTGTGCTGTCCCTACTTGGTGGGTAAGAGTCTCCTTCTCTTGTCTTCATCCAGCCTCTGGCTaggtgtgaaaaattgggagggggtggggggtaacaggcgcctatataagaaaaagcccctaatatcgggactgtccctataaaattgggacatctggtcaccctccccccggcagggTCCGTCGATTTATCCGCTCTCTCTCCAGCACGGCACTGTTGAGCACCTTTCGTATGGGTTAGAGCCGCTCATTCTGTGGGGTCAGCGTCTCTGCACCCAGGTTTTCTCTAGCCCTAGACAATTTGTGCATCACTGCCCAGGCGGCTGAGAGTCCGTCCCTCTCTCACTCCCTGCCTCTCTTCCCGCAGTGGCTCCGAAATGGGCCCTGGCCCAGGTTTTCCAGCCCCCTCGGCTCACGGATGTGGAAGGAGAAAGGATCTTGATCCCATGCAGCCAAAATGCCACCTCCCATGACATGATGTCTTGGTACAAACAGCCCCAGCAGGGCCGGGGGGCGCCGAGCTTTCTAGGGACTGGGCATGACGGCTCCTCCACCGCTGGAGAATTCACCATGGCTGTGCACAAGGCCTCCCGCTCCACCAAACTCACCCGAGATGGAGCCAGCCTGAGCGACGCCGGCATCTACTACTGCGCAGTGAGAGACACAGCGAGGGGAATCCAGGTGCCAGCTGCACAGAAACCTGCAGCCTGGCTTCCTGCTGGGCCCTCCTGAGCCAGCCCAGCATTGGGTGCCCCTCGCTTCAAGCTGATGTGCCTCTTCTGTTCAAAAAACTTTTTTCAAAGTGCCCTAGAATCCGCATGCAGCATCAGATCTGCTGGAAAACTGCTAGGATAGATGGGAGGTAAATATACAGCGTGTGCGGGAAAGATGGGATCATTTGGACCAGAGGTTCCTGAGATATGACCTGGTCTTAAAATTCTCACTTTTATTTGCACAGAACTAGGGGATAAACAACAGGCCAGGAAATTCAAAGGGACTTGAGTGTCTAATTCCCTTCGCCACTCCAAGCCTGTGTGATCGGATCTCTCCTGTTCTCGGCTAGTGCAGACTGGTGCCAAAAACCAGGTCCAAAACCCAGTGATCTACAGCCAGACAGACTCTCTCAGCGGCGCAGGGCAGGGTCGGTTCTGCAAGCACCTGCTCTGAAGTGCACCCACAGACTCAGCTCCCAGGAGGGCTGACTGGATCCTCTGCCTTCCTGCCACTTTACTGTGTGGTTTTAGTTCTTctcctggggaagggagtggggtgtagtggttaaaGTTGTAGGGCTgcgagccaggattcctgggttctgggaggggagtgggggctaattGGTTAGCATAGGGGTGTGGGTGGGTTtgagaaccaggactcctgggttctattcccagctctgcaatgTGACCTGAGCCATgtcgctctctgcctcagtttcccccactgtaaaatggggatgataaccTTTTCTTACCTCCTGGGGCTATTGTGAGGACAAATCCATCAGTGTGCCTGAGCTGACAGGGGCCATGTAAACAGAGACAGAACTGGCAAAAGGTGGCAGAAAATGTCATCTTTTGGTAGGAAGCTAAAATAATGAAAGAATAAAGGACTTGGCACAATACTTTGGTCCTTGCCTGGTATAAATTAAGTAggttccattgcagtcaatgggatcTGGTCTGTCACAGGTCAGGGCAACCGCACCTGTATTCCCCACTCCGTGGTCCAGCCAGGGCACTCATTCTCAGGCTGCCTgctccccagccatcacctctcttgggaaatgcacatctctctctcgcTCGACCGCTCAGTTCCCTGTCGACAcggtgaattccccagcaagtcaCACTGCCTCAGCAGGGCTGCTTTCCCTGATCCTCAGCGGCTATAAACAGTGCAATTTCCCACAGTGAAGTCACCACACTGCCCtgtataagcaagcacatttattcttaaagtaaaagcatTCCAGAGAACACAGATTAGAAACACAAAGAGAACCTACCTGCGTGGAGAGAAGCTTGATAGAGAAGGGCTCTGGCAGGTGACCAATTCTCCAGACCTCACCAAGGATTTTTTATGGggtcacaagttcatcacagtcactagctcagaacaagcacagaCAAGTTTAGTCCCTCCTTTATCCAGCCTGGGTCTTTGGGAATAGGTGATTTGTAGCCAGTGCGGCCCTCCACAGGGTGTCGCTTCAAGAGGCTGGGTTTTTGCTTAACTGGGGGAGTTACAAACCCCCACCTAGCAATCCCCTGGGACACCCACTTAGCTTTAAAAGTTCCCATCGTTTGAAACAGTCCTTTGATGTGCATAGCACTTTCCAGGGTTTACATTAGCCAGGTCTCCCCACCACCCACAGTAAGACATGAATGTTTGCATGTCTTAAAATGAACTCCTAAAATAATTGAACTTAATTCAGTGAGGTTTGCCCAGgacattgcaggaaattgccgCATCTGTCATGGTCTATAGCTGTTCCCCCCCTAAATAAACTAGTGATAGAGTTATATTCCCCGTCAGATGTCAGCAGGTTTCTAGCAGTGCTCGGCTACTATTATTATATTAGCATAATTTGATAGTGCCTGAGGCCAGCCAGGCACAgcatgctgggtgctgtacagaatcctagaatcatagaatatcagggttggaagggacctcaggaggcatctagtgcaaccccctgctcatggcaggaccaatccccaactaaatcatccctgccagggctttgtcaggccgggtcttaaaaacctctaaagaaggagattccaccacctccctaggtaacccattccagtgcttcaccaccctcctagtgacatagtgtttcctaatatccaacctagacctcccctactgcaacttgagaccattgctccttgttctgtcatctgataccactgagaacagtctagatccatcctctttggaaccccctttcaggtagttgaaagcaactatcaaatcccccctcattcttctcttctgcagactaaacaatcccagttccctcagcctctcctcataagtcatgtgcttcagccccctaatcatttttgttgccctctgctggaatctttccaatttgtccacatccttcttgtagtgtggggcccaaaactgggcacagtactccggaagaggtctcaccaatgtcgaatagaggggaatgatcatgtccctcgatctgctggcaatgcccctacttatacagcccaaaatgccgttagccttcttggcaacaaggacacactgttgaccatatccagcttctcgtccactgtaacccctaggtccttttctgcagaactggcaGCCATTCGGTCCATagtctgtagtggtgcatgggattcttccgtcctaagtgcaggactctgcacttgtccttgttaaacctcatcaggtttcttttggcccaatcctctaatttgtctaggttcctctgtatcctatccctaccttccagcgtatctaccacgcctcccagtttagtgtcacctgcaaacttgctgagagtgcagtccatgccatcctccagatcattaatgaagctattgaacaaaaccggccccaggaccaacccttgggacactccgcttgataccggctgccaactagacatggagccattgattactacccattgagcccgatgatctagccagctttataTCTACTTTATAGATGGGTCCTGTCCCGAAAAGCTGCCATTTAAATAAAGCAGAGAGCCAGCGGGGGAGTGAAGGGATGGAACACCCCAGCAGAGCGAACAATGGGATAGCTGCGAATGTCATTGAGTGCCAGGAGTTTTTGGGGGTGAGTTATCTAGACAGGCTCAGCGAAATGGAAAGGAAAGGcaagggaagggtggggaggggacaagGCAGGGAGAAGCAGATGAGAGGGGCCAGTGGGCAGTGaagttggggagggggaaagttgGAGCAAACAGCAGCGGGCTGAGGAAGTCCAGTGAAATCTTGGGAAGTTCTCCGAATGCCCAGAgctccctgctttggctgcttctggagTTCACTATGGCTTGCGGAAAACTCTGCGCCTGGGGAaaacatttcatatttttttaaaaagtcacatccCTGGTGATTTAATTAGGGGAAGGTGCACAGGTCTCCCAATAGCTCACTCTTTAACCAGCCTCCTTCCTGGTGGCTGAGCGAAGCAGACGGTCCTATATCTGACAGCAGCAGCattgcaggaggctgggagctgcCAAGCCAGGATGCAGAGATGAGAGGAAATCCTGGAGCTGCTGGGCCCAGCTAGCTCAGCGGGTAAGTACGCTGCCTTCAGAAGGCAAAGAGCAGGGGATTTTAACCAGCCCCGGGGTTTTGGATTTATTATGAATGGGTCGGATGCCCAGCTGGCATAACTTGGCCACCGCTCCATTGAAGCGAACACGCTCTGCTGATTTGCACAGCCGGGGAGCTGGCTTTATCATTTCTTTGTACCACGGCAGTGCCTAGAAGCGTCCGCTGATATCAGAACTCGTTAcgccaggtgctgcccagccATACAAGGAAGGAGGCCGTGTCCTGAACTGCTGCGATTGTCAAAGACCTGTCACCCCACACTCGAACCGTAACCTTCATCCTCACGCTAACCCTGTATGCTCCTTTAGCCCCCGCACGAAAGGCTGGCTCATTCCCCTTCCATGCTGGAGGAAGTCTCATGTGGCTGGGGACGCTCTCCGTATGGAGGACCGGCTTGCTAGCTGGTTTCCGTAAGCGGATTTCAGTGGGCGCTGCACTGACTCAGAGCAGCTGAGGCTCTAGTCTAGTGTGGGAGGGAACAGGGTCTCTGGTGTCTACCCTGGCCTCTATCAGGAACGCCGGGCACATCACTGAGGCAGACGTCTTCACCCCATGTAAGCCATGAGCAGCCTGACAGTCAGAGGCTCCACGCTGCTCCCCAGCTCGAGAGCGTGCAGCTGAGCATCCTCTTCTACCTCACAAGGAGGGTTTAGGCTGGGATTTCCCAGCAAACCTGAGCCCCTAACTCCCTTTGCTTCCTGGGAAAACCTGAGCCTAAGGTTTATAAAGCGGTTGAAGATTCTTGGATGGACCAGGCTGCAGAAATAGCCAGCCAGAGACTCAGCCAGTGTCAGTCGTGCAGCGTTGCTGGCTCTCGCATGGCTGCACTACTCACACGAGCTGACGGTCTGGCCTGCAGATTTGTACATTAGATTTTGCTAAGCTCTGTGGTGAAGTTGAATAGAAACGTTTGCTACGAATGATTGGAAATTTGAAGCGGTTTGGGTGCATTGTCCAGAAAATTCAGAGTCCCCAAAGATTCCCGAGAAGTAACTCAAACTATTTCttgtctttcttctttttttttttaataggagcATGAATCCGTGGAGCTTTCTGACAGTGATTTGGTTAAGGAGGCTGCAGCTTTACTCAGCCCATCTCTGCACTAGATCAGGTAAATCCCCTTATATCATGGCAAAACCTCTAGTGTCAGAGTTACTAggctggggccagattctccactctGGCACACTGGTAAGCCAGCAGTGATTCAGTATTTTGATGGGTCATCAGAGCCGTTTGTGTGTCCAATGCATTGGGCATGAATTTACTCCTTTTCCCTCTCTGTTGGGATCTGAACAACAAGCAAGGAGCAGAATATTCACACGCAACAAATACTGAACACATTTTCTGTAGAGCTTTCCCGTAGCAATAGGggagtattaatgccattgtacaaggcactagcaagacctcatctggaatagtgtgtccaattctggttaCTCATggtcaagaaagatgaattcaaattataacaggtgcagagaagggctgctaaGATATCCTGGGAACAGAGAACTGATCTTATGAGAGGACACTCAAAGAGATGGGCTTGTTTAGCAAAATCAAGGCCAAGAAAGGATCTGATTTCACTCTGTAAATacaaataccagagagggagaagagttactgaagctaaaggacaatgttggcaccagaacaaatggggataaactggccatgaataaatttaggctggaaatgagaagaaggtttctaaccctcAGAGGAGAGAAATTCTGGAATagcctcccaaggggaggggggcaaacaAGTTAGTGAGCTTGAAGATGGAGTTTGATCCATTTACAAATGGGATTATATGACAGGGTTGCTTGTAACAGTACGGCGAGGACTCTATGATTTAGGAAGTCCCTCCCAGTCCCATCTGACTATGTTCTGGAAATTCCAGGTTCCTTCATCTGATTGCATCTCCTAATGgaacagtgatttaaaaaaaaaaccctagatgTATAGTTGTTAAACCGAGAAGGGGTCATTCAATCACCttgtctgacctccagcataacCGAGGGCAGGAGGTTTCACCCAGGCACTTGGGTGGTGGAGTGAATTCCCCCCCATCCATTACTGCCCCCAGTAACTGAGCACTCATGTTATACAACTCTTGGAAGGATTTGTTTTTTGTCAGTAAATGTCGGTGAACACTGATTTAACCGTACACACAAACGGACAAAAGTATCTCCATCCATAAATAATCAAAATTtagctaggcaaagtaagaaagaTGCTGCTTGAGCACTTATTAGAGTTTAATTGAAGGAgatttactttgtacattttgacATGTCATGTTGACAATGTGTGTTaagggttataaagctttaactttttataGCACAGCGtcaaataattattgtctgacaccTCCATCATTttccacaactgtgaacatttaaatagataaaaatagaaacaaatgtttaaaaatagaacatggatattatctgttgaaattataaaaaatcaGATTCTGCCCTGGAGGatagattcatggattttaaggATTAAAGAGGGCATTTTGTTCACCCAGTTTAACTTCCTGCATAGCTcagaccagagaatttcacccctgGGATTCCTGAGTCGAGTCCAATAATTCGGTGTTGCATTGGAGTGAATCCTCAAGAAAGTTGTCCTGTATTGGCTTACAGATTCCAGGGGTGGAAAATCCGCCTTGTCTTTTGGTAAATTGTCTCAATGGCTTGTTAACTTTTTGTAACCATAGTTCCTGTCTGAATCCATCTAGCTTCAGCCCCCAGCCACTGGATCTAGTGCtgcaatctatttagtttaggGTTACAGTCTATAACAGGGATGGGCAACCTTTGGCACTTGGCCCACCAGagaaagcccttggcgggccgggctggtttgtttacctgctgcatccgcaggttcggccgatcgcggctcccactggctgcagttcgccactccaggccaatgggggctgcgggaagggctaagccagcacatccctcagcctgtgctgcttcccgcagcccccattggcctggagcggtgaactgcagccagtgggagccgcgattggctgaacctgcagacatggcaggtaaagaaactggcctggcccgccagggcgcttaccctggcgagccgcgagccaaaggttgctgatccctggtctataagtacctacacggggaacaaccgtttaataatgggctcttcagcagAGGAATATCTAACATgagccaatggctagaagttgaagctagacaaattcagaccggaaataaggcatacattttgaaCAATGACGGTGATTagccattggagcaatttaccgAGGATCATGGTAGATTCTTCATCAGTGGCAATTTTAAAAttgagactggatgtttttctaaaagaattattttggggaagttctgtggcctgtggtaCAGGAGGGCAggcgagatgatcacaatggttccttctggccttggaatctgtaaacctcttaaccttctcttcagCAAGATGAATAGACCCAGtacttccccttctctctctttgtaAGGTGGAAAGACATTGACATTGAGGCTttctcagggccggtgcaaggaagtttcgcgccctaggcgaaacttccaccttgcccccccaccacccagctaaccccgcccccccgcagcagctaacccagccccccacccagggagcccgccacccccgcagcctggggagcccccccacccacaaCAGCTACtccccctctgcagctaaccccgcccagggAGACAGCCCCCCCGTGGAAACTAACCCTTCCTGGGGAGACTCTCCCCTGTGGCAGCTAACCCCTcctggggagcccgccccagctcacccgctccacctcctccgctgagcacgccagcaccgctctaattctcctcccctcgcaggcttgcggccagggccggctccaggcaccagcttaacaagcaggtgcttggggcagccaagggagaggggcggcacctgcggcaattcaggggtggcaggtccctcactccctctaggagtgaaggacctgccgctgaacggccgcagccgatcgcggcttttttttccccccaattgctgccgccgatcacggctttttttttttgcttggggcggcagaaatgctggagccggccctgcttgcggcggtgattggaggagacttagagcggggtctgtgtgctcagtggaggaggcagagtggaggtgatctggggcggggagcggttcccctgtgcgcccccccgtTACTGTGggtggccctccccgcgccccccccctcgcccagctcacctccactccacctcctcacctgagtgggcttttaggcgcccccaaccactaggcgccctaggcggccgcctagttcacctagtggttgcaccggccctgggctctCTTCTGAGCCCTTGGTGTGgtggggagaggtgtgtgtgtctgtgggaaTGGCTTGTGTACAATGATTTATCGGTTGTCTTGTGCATGGACTGGGTTGTTGGATATAATGACTGTGCGTAGATATCCTCGCTATTAACCTGACACCATGTCCGTGACAGTTTCATGTGGCTaatggtttttctttctttctttctcctccacACACAGGCTGGGATTTCCAAGGGAGCCCAAGGGAGTGAGGCActgtaaaagtcaatgggagttgggcactctctttttaaaaaacccgCTTGTAGAGTGAGTGTTTCAAATCCCCCTCAGGGAAGCAGATGCCCGCTATCCACTCATTTTAAGTGTCCAAATCCCTTAGCTGGCTTTGaaactcccccatccccaggccCTGAACTTCTTGCCCCCAGATCCCAGCGAAGAGCTCTGCTCGGCACACGTCCCCGTGATTCCCTGCCTGGTGCAGTGCGTGGGCCTCCCCCGCAGAGCTTGCTGCATGGAGGGGGAGAATGGCACCATGGTGACGCACTTTGTATTGCTCGGCCTCACCGAGACCCGGGAGCTGCAGCTGGTCCTCTTCGCCCTCTTCTCCATCATTTACCTGCTGATCCTGGCGGGGAACGTCCTCATCATGGTGACGGTGGTCAACGACCGGcgcctccacacccccatgtactttttcctgggGAACCTCTCCTTTATCGACATCTGCCACGCTTCGGTCACGGCCCCCAAGATGCTGGCTGATCTCCTCTCTGTGGAGAAGACCATCTCCTTCGGGGGCTGCATGGCCCAACTTTTCTTCCTCCACCTCTGCGCCTGTGCCGAGATCTTCCTCCTGACCGCCATGGCCTACGaccgctacgtggccatctgtcACCCACTGCA
Protein-coding regions in this window:
- the LOC101936070 gene encoding uncharacterized protein LOC101936070, which gives rise to MAQTTVHQLEGPVTAKEGDAFQINCTYQTANFYGLAWYQQWEGKAPGLVSYQVAAGQEEYGRFTAFLSTAGKYSLLHLKETWVSDAASYLCAVRDTLTPGPQQGRGAPSFLGTGHDGSSTAGEFTMAVHKASRSTKLTRDGASLSDAGIYYCASRSILFGTPFQVVESNYQIPPHSSLLQTKQSQFPQPLLISHVLQPPNHFCCPLLESFQFVHILLVVWGPKLGTVLRKRSHQCRIEGNDHVPRSAGNAPTYTAQNAVSLLGNKDTLLTISSFSSTVTPRSFSAELAAIRPRTKGWLIPLPCWRKSHVAGDALRMEDRLASWFP